A single genomic interval of Helianthus annuus cultivar XRQ/B chromosome 6, HanXRQr2.0-SUNRISE, whole genome shotgun sequence harbors:
- the LOC110864525 gene encoding E3 ubiquitin-protein ligase BOI, producing MAVQAHSSSNILLLNRTSLGKHHTRNNYSLPPQPGGNFLHHQMFNNYPVVNQGKRRREDDNMNQFMSSLHQQSYSNQLMDVSQIHSRNVDVSTGLRLAFNDHQQHHHSFDPQSSGFVSPSDFSNLINQQGDEIEHYLQAQGEELRRKLAEKRQRHYHALIGVVKESATRIIREKEAVAERAARRNAELEARATQLSAEAQVWEAKARAQEAVATALQAELQQAVVAGTCVSQVEEVAAADAESSYIDPERVVVVSGPGCKACGKRVASVVLLPCRHLCVCSECDDVVQACPLCLSLRSSSIEVYMS from the exons atggcGGTTCAAGCTCATTCTTCTTCAAATATTCTCCTTCTCAACAG AACCTCCTTAGGCAAACACCATACCCGAAATAACTATTCCTTGCCACCACAACCAGGTGGTAATTTTCTTCATCATCAAATGTTCAACAACTATccag TTGTGAATCAAGGAAAACGAAGAAGAGAAGATGATAATATGAATCAATTCATGTCAAGTCTTCATCAACAATCTTATAGTAATCAACTCATGGATGTCTCTCAGATTCATTCGAGAAACGTCGACGTTTCTACCGGTCTCCGGTTGGCTTTCAATGACCATCAACAACACCACCACTCTTTCGATCCTCAATCCTCCGGTTTCGTATCACCGTCAGATTTTTCCAACCTAATCAACCAACAAGGAGACGAAATCGAGCATTATCTCCAAGCGCAG GGAGAGGAATTAAGGCGTAAGTTAGCAGAAAAGCGGCAACGGCACTATCATGCGCTAATCGGAGTAGTGAAAGAGTCAGCGACACGAATAATAAGAGAAAAAGAAGCCGTGGCGGAGCGAGCGGCTCGGCGCAACGCCGAGCTGGAGGCTCGAGCCACACAACTAAGCGCAGAAGCGCAGGTATGGGAGGCGAAAGCGAGAGCACAAGAGGCGGTTGCGACGGCTTTGCAGGCGGAGCTGCAGCAGGCGGTGGTGGCCGGAACTTGTGTGTCTCAGGTGGAAGAGGTGGCGGCGGCTGACGCCGAGTCGTCATACATTGACCCGGaacgagtggtggtggtgagtggacCCGGTTGTAAAGCGTGTGGAAAACGAGTCGCCTCAGTGGTGCTGTTGCCGTGTCGGCATCTGTGTGTTTGTAGTGAGTGTGACGACGTCGTTCAGGCGTGCCCGTTATGCCTTTCGTTGAGAAGTTCAAGCATTGAAGTTTACATGTCATAA